One stretch of Pseudomonas fluorescens Q2-87 DNA includes these proteins:
- a CDS encoding type II toxin-antitoxin system HicB family antitoxin — protein sequence MLYPIAISMGDDTHAWGVEVPDIPGCFSAGDDLDEAMAMAREAIEGHFEILAEDGSPIPPANTVTLHAANPQYAGCTWALVDIDVTKYLGKAQKLNITLPGYLLNRIDEYVLHHPEEKSRSGFLASAALKVLQQGR from the coding sequence ATGCTTTACCCGATTGCGATTTCCATGGGCGATGACACGCACGCCTGGGGGGTTGAGGTGCCGGATATACCCGGTTGTTTTTCCGCAGGCGACGACCTGGACGAGGCCATGGCGATGGCGCGTGAGGCGATCGAGGGTCATTTCGAGATCCTGGCTGAAGACGGCTCGCCGATCCCCCCGGCCAACACCGTCACCCTGCACGCAGCCAATCCGCAATATGCTGGCTGCACCTGGGCACTGGTGGACATTGACGTGACCAAGTACCTGGGCAAGGCGCAAAAACTCAACATCACGTTGCCTGGCTACCTGCTCAACCGCATTGACGAATATGTATTGCACCATCCTGAAGAGAAGAGCCGCTCCGGCTTCCTCGCTTCAGCAGCGCTGAAGGTGTTGCAGCAAGGGCGGTGA
- a CDS encoding sensor domain-containing protein: MDTPNATPLASYLDLLLDAVCAVDAHGRFVFVSAACERIFGYTPQELIGRQMIDLVHPADRQRTLEAAREVMGGEPKLNFENRYLRKDGRVVHILWSARWSSADQLRIAVARDITERKLAESRQAALYAISEAAHAAADLLALFTRIHLIIGEWLPALNFSVALYDEQCAQLDFAYHVDDRERQPELPGTVTGRLCAEVIRSGQPILLTPGCSQLSPVFCDLMAQPDAPCWLGVPLNSQSGTIGALIVKSAADSERYTEQDKELLQYVCAQITIAIERQRLHARLQHMAQYDQLTQVPNRELLRERFKAALAVARATSGRMALLYIDLDRFKQVNDTYGHGVGDMLLQTVANRLKGCIRDSDTVARIGGDEFVVLLHSIQALEDAYRVQEKIRHALSQPLRLDGHYLSIEPSIGVACFPDHGVEDVALFRHADEAMYAVKRHNHQAFGI, translated from the coding sequence ATGGACACTCCAAACGCCACGCCGTTGGCCAGTTACCTCGACCTACTGCTGGACGCTGTATGTGCGGTCGATGCCCATGGGCGCTTCGTGTTTGTCAGTGCCGCTTGCGAACGCATCTTCGGTTACACCCCGCAGGAGCTGATCGGCCGGCAGATGATCGATCTGGTGCACCCCGCCGACCGTCAGCGGACCCTTGAGGCGGCTCGCGAGGTCATGGGCGGGGAGCCCAAGCTCAATTTCGAGAACCGCTACCTGCGCAAGGACGGTCGCGTGGTGCATATCCTTTGGTCGGCCCGTTGGTCGTCGGCGGACCAGTTGCGGATCGCCGTGGCGCGAGACATCACCGAGCGCAAGCTGGCCGAGTCCCGACAGGCGGCGTTGTATGCGATTTCCGAGGCCGCCCATGCCGCTGCGGACCTGCTGGCGTTGTTCACACGTATCCACCTGATCATTGGCGAATGGCTGCCGGCGCTGAATTTTTCGGTCGCGCTATATGACGAGCAGTGTGCGCAGTTGGACTTCGCTTATCACGTCGATGACCGGGAGCGGCAGCCTGAACTGCCAGGCACGGTCACCGGACGTTTGTGCGCCGAGGTGATTCGCAGTGGCCAGCCAATCCTGCTGACGCCTGGCTGCAGTCAACTGTCACCGGTTTTTTGCGACCTCATGGCGCAGCCAGACGCGCCTTGTTGGCTGGGCGTGCCGCTGAACTCACAGAGCGGCACGATCGGCGCACTGATTGTCAAGAGCGCTGCCGACAGCGAACGGTACACCGAGCAGGACAAGGAGCTGCTGCAATACGTCTGTGCACAGATCACCATCGCCATCGAGCGCCAGCGGCTACACGCCCGGTTACAGCACATGGCGCAATACGATCAACTGACCCAGGTGCCCAACCGAGAATTGCTGCGCGAGCGTTTCAAGGCTGCGCTGGCTGTCGCACGCGCCACGTCAGGGCGAATGGCCTTGCTGTATATCGATCTGGATCGCTTCAAGCAGGTCAACGACACCTACGGCCACGGTGTGGGCGACATGTTGTTGCAAACGGTGGCCAATCGTCTCAAGGGATGTATCCGCGACAGCGACACCGTCGCGCGCATTGGTGGAGACGAGTTCGTGGTTTTGCTCCATAGCATCCAGGCACTGGAAGATGCCTACCGGGTGCAGGAAAAAATCCGTCATGCACTGTCCCAGCCGTTACGCCTGGACGGGCATTACCTGAGCATCGAACCGAGCATCGGCGTGGCCTGTTTTCCCGACCATGGCGTCGAAGACGTCGCGCTGTTCCGTCACGCCGACGAGGCGATGTACGCCGTCAAGCGCCATAACCACCAGGCCTTTGGCATCTGA
- a CDS encoding DUF4142 domain-containing protein → MSRLAIFFRTASLVVLMGLGAHSAWAQSPAEFINDASAKGMADIEASRMAHGKAESREVKDYTIMVINDRTTANQHLAKIAKKLDLPVAPREEVADKAKALIPQVQEGDSFEAAYAASQVKATEEAIAQIQQEAQTTEVPEIKAFADETLPKLQTHLEMARALQASR, encoded by the coding sequence ATGAGCCGCTTGGCCATCTTTTTTCGCACCGCCAGTCTTGTCGTGTTGATGGGCCTGGGTGCCCACAGTGCCTGGGCCCAATCGCCTGCCGAATTCATCAACGATGCCTCCGCCAAAGGCATGGCGGACATCGAGGCCAGTCGCATGGCCCATGGAAAAGCCGAATCCAGGGAGGTGAAGGATTACACGATCATGGTGATCAACGACCGCACCACCGCCAACCAGCACTTGGCAAAAATCGCCAAGAAGCTCGACCTGCCCGTCGCACCACGCGAAGAAGTGGCAGACAAGGCCAAAGCCCTGATACCCCAGGTACAGGAAGGCGATTCGTTCGAGGCCGCTTATGCCGCCAGCCAGGTCAAGGCCACCGAGGAAGCGATTGCGCAAATTCAACAGGAGGCCCAGACCACTGAGGTGCCGGAGATAAAGGCCTTCGCCGACGAGACCTTGCCTAAATTGCAGACCCATCTCGAGATGGCGAGGGCGCTACAGGCCAGCCGTTGA
- a CDS encoding low affinity iron permease family protein: MTFAKIAQKLALWAGSPKTFLGAIVLLVLWAASGPFFQFNDTWQLIINTSTTIITFLMVFLIQNTQNRDTDILHLKVDELLRATKEAQNAMLGLESLDLKQLEALRKHYQAMGEGQAKGLDGLEEPNKVDLNQC, translated from the coding sequence ATGACCTTCGCAAAAATCGCTCAAAAACTGGCCCTCTGGGCCGGCAGTCCAAAGACATTTCTCGGGGCCATCGTGTTGTTGGTGCTGTGGGCCGCCAGCGGGCCTTTTTTCCAATTCAATGACACCTGGCAACTGATCATCAACACGTCGACGACCATCATTACCTTCCTGATGGTGTTCCTGATCCAGAACACCCAGAACCGCGACACAGATATCTTGCACCTGAAGGTCGACGAATTATTGCGCGCGACCAAAGAGGCGCAAAACGCAATGCTCGGACTCGAGTCGCTGGACCTCAAGCAATTGGAGGCACTGAGAAAGCATTACCAGGCCATGGGCGAAGGCCAGGCCAAGGGCCTCGACGGTCTGGAAGAACCGAACAAGGTCGACTTGAACCAGTGCTGA
- a CDS encoding SDR family oxidoreductase: MSTRREPNQYAMQNPLTQYPHPPFPDQPQSPPGIDQDMVPRPDHGEKTYQGFGRLEGRKALITGADSGIGRAAAIAYAREGADVAINYLPSEERDAREVVELIEAEGRKAIAIAGDLKDEAFCVQLVEKAHEQLGGLDILVNVAGKQEAQKDIADITTAQFDDTLKTNIYAMFWLCKKALPLMPAGATIINTASIQSYDPSATLLDYSTTKAAIVAFTKSLASQVISKGIRVNAVAPGPIWTVLQPSGGQPQEKIPTFGSQVPMKRPGQPAECAPLYVLLASQESSYITGEVFGVTGGNPLP; encoded by the coding sequence ATGTCTACACGCCGAGAACCCAACCAATACGCGATGCAGAACCCGCTGACGCAATATCCCCATCCGCCATTTCCTGACCAGCCGCAATCGCCGCCGGGTATCGACCAGGACATGGTGCCCAGGCCTGATCATGGCGAAAAAACCTATCAAGGCTTTGGCCGCCTGGAGGGGCGCAAGGCTTTGATCACCGGAGCGGATTCAGGAATAGGCCGCGCGGCTGCCATTGCCTACGCCCGCGAAGGCGCCGATGTGGCGATCAACTATCTGCCCAGCGAAGAGCGCGATGCGCGAGAGGTCGTCGAACTGATCGAAGCCGAAGGCCGAAAGGCGATTGCCATTGCGGGTGATCTCAAGGACGAGGCTTTCTGTGTGCAACTGGTGGAAAAGGCCCACGAGCAACTCGGTGGCCTGGATATCCTGGTCAACGTTGCCGGTAAACAGGAAGCGCAAAAAGACATCGCCGATATCACCACCGCGCAGTTCGACGACACCTTGAAAACCAATATCTATGCGATGTTCTGGCTCTGCAAAAAGGCGCTGCCACTGATGCCGGCGGGGGCGACGATTATCAATACGGCCTCGATCCAGTCCTATGATCCGTCCGCGACGTTGTTGGATTATTCAACCACCAAAGCGGCAATCGTGGCGTTCACCAAGTCGCTGGCCTCGCAGGTGATCAGCAAGGGCATCCGCGTCAACGCAGTGGCACCGGGTCCGATCTGGACCGTCTTGCAACCCAGTGGCGGACAACCGCAAGAGAAAATTCCTACCTTCGGCTCCCAGGTACCCATGAAGCGACCAGGCCAGCCGGCCGAATGCGCACCGCTTTATGTGCTGTTGGCGTCACAGGAATCGAGTTACATCACAGGGGAAGTCTTTGGCGTGACGGGTGGCAATCCGTTGCCCTGA
- a CDS encoding aminotransferase class I/II-fold pyridoxal phosphate-dependent enzyme has protein sequence MNQTAQPTHRFSNYRKVISLADQDWQSAEAGKISGLNVEVKTPNVLVDQYGRTFHHFCTTSYLGLDYHPALLDGAMTALWETGTLRVANSRNRCKLALLDQYETQLSELFGASCLSALSCSAASAGILPLLASGTFTDDHPPVMVFDKHAHYSMNHLKAACADETQVITCPHNDMNFIEDLCKRQRNVAYVADSAYSMGGMADLDSLFYLKQRYGLFLYLDDSHALSAVGDCGSGLVRSRLPAVDERTLIVASLAKSFGASGGLVMFGSERHKALVQRYGGPSNWSQSLNAAAIGAGMASIRLHSGPEFSALQARLQANIRFFDTLIRTEQHGSPMAIRLVPCGETPLANRVAVELAELGYFTSAVFFPVVPQGKAAIRITLRADMEQDVIRTFCERITHLLLVHGRDIRP, from the coding sequence ATGAACCAGACTGCGCAACCGACTCATCGCTTCAGCAACTACCGCAAGGTCATTTCCCTCGCAGATCAGGACTGGCAGAGTGCCGAAGCTGGGAAAATCTCAGGGCTGAATGTCGAGGTCAAGACGCCCAACGTGCTGGTCGACCAGTACGGCCGGACTTTTCATCACTTCTGTACCACGTCTTACCTGGGGCTGGATTACCACCCCGCGCTGCTGGACGGCGCCATGACCGCGCTGTGGGAAACCGGGACCCTGCGGGTCGCCAACTCAAGGAACCGCTGCAAGCTGGCGCTCCTGGACCAGTACGAAACCCAATTGTCGGAACTGTTCGGCGCCAGTTGTCTCAGCGCACTGTCGTGCAGCGCGGCAAGCGCCGGGATCCTGCCGCTGCTGGCCAGCGGCACGTTCACCGATGATCATCCGCCAGTCATGGTGTTCGACAAGCACGCCCATTATTCAATGAATCACCTCAAGGCCGCCTGCGCCGATGAAACCCAGGTCATCACTTGCCCACATAACGATATGAATTTCATCGAAGACTTGTGCAAGCGGCAACGCAACGTCGCCTATGTCGCCGACAGCGCCTACAGCATGGGCGGCATGGCGGACCTCGACAGCCTGTTCTATCTCAAGCAACGCTACGGCCTGTTTCTCTACCTGGACGACTCCCATGCCCTGTCCGCTGTCGGGGACTGCGGCAGCGGCCTGGTCCGTTCGCGTTTGCCCGCCGTGGACGAGCGCACCCTGATCGTCGCCTCGCTGGCCAAGTCATTCGGGGCCAGTGGTGGCTTGGTCATGTTCGGCAGCGAGCGGCATAAAGCGCTGGTGCAACGCTATGGCGGCCCGAGCAATTGGTCCCAAAGCCTGAACGCCGCGGCCATTGGTGCCGGCATGGCCTCGATACGCCTGCACAGCGGCCCGGAGTTCAGCGCCTTGCAGGCGCGGTTACAGGCTAATATCCGTTTCTTTGACACCCTCATTCGTACCGAACAGCATGGCAGCCCCATGGCGATTCGCCTGGTGCCTTGCGGTGAAACACCCCTTGCCAACCGCGTGGCGGTCGAATTGGCCGAGCTGGGGTATTTCACCTCAGCGGTGTTTTTTCCGGTGGTACCGCAAGGCAAGGCCGCCATTCGCATTACTTTGCGCGCCGATATGGAACAGGACGTGATTCGTACTTTCTGTGAACGGATCACCCATCTTCTGCTGGTCCATGGTCGCGATATCCGCCCTTGA